The genomic segment accataaaggggacatattatgaaaaatatacatttgggtctacccacaaaatgtgaaataaacccatccagtcctttgtttgtggtctgcataagtcttacaacacagagaaatattccctgtttcaaatttgctctccttgtgatgtcacagtgggattctggtaaaaaacaaaaaccctcccctcccctggtatctccacccatggactccactcccagcctagaacaaaactcaggggggggcttGTTgcttttaaagagacacacacaccaaaacggagcgttctgagagagctggtttatacagggtcacaaacctcctctggtgcttgattcatgttatattttgaccaaagcacagcacagatgtttcatttagaccactgAGGGACTGTTTGGAAAAAGTgtagaagggggataatatgttcCCTTTAAAACATTATGAAGGCTAAGCTGGAAGTACTGGCTCATCTGTTTGACCCTCCCACAGCTCTGAATGGCTAAATAAAGTGAAGGGATCCGTTTTAAATTTAGGTTTTTACCAATTAACAGAATTAGACTCAGGCTGGACAACAGAAATAAGTCCATTAAGAGTATAGGTTCATATGATTTAGACCAGGGGTTCCAAAACTTATCAGCCTGCGACCCCAAAAATAACTATGCTAGCAACTGGGGACCCCATTGTCCTTGGAAAACATCTAATATTGTGCACAGCCAGACACACTATTACGCCTATCCAAATCAAGGCATTagaacagcacaaacacataaTATTATTTTAGTAATCTAAGAAACGCTAGAAGAAGAACACCTGTAATCTTttgaactacttttttttttttatatatcatcACAATAATGGATAAGATGCTATTTTTgacttttatatgtttttggaAAGAATCTCTCAACCCCACTGTCTCAAGACCCCCCAGGGGGCCCCGACCCTGGGAAGTCATACTTctgtgatctgtttttttttttttttttttcaacaagctGTGACTTTGTGTCATTTCCAGGTGAACATCACTCGGGATGGTTGTGGAGTCACAAAACTGTGTGTGGAGACTCCAAATGACTGTGATCCGTCTGCTACCAACGGCACCTGCCTGTTTGGATCCGCAACGGCCAGTACTCCGATGCCTCCTGCTGGCACTAACCTGATCATGGAGCTCAGAGGATTCTCCGAAGGATACGTCGCACTTGGACTCACCACAGATCAATCGCAGGTAACACACATTACAAATGTAAACATTCCCTACAGTCCCTACATCTCCAAACCCTTCACCATTTGAGGAACGTAAATTCAGAGAGACTAAATCTTACACTGTTTAGGTATAACAAAAACTACATGTCAGATATAAAGTGTTATAATGACTTTATAAATGTTCCAGGGTCAGGATATCTATTACAGCATCGTTTTAATGTTATCCGCTGTTGCCAACAACCTAGCCCCATTAAAACAATGGCTTGCCTCTTTATTTGTAGAAGCAACTCACTGCCCATTGATTTAACATTGACTGATGACCACCTGCAAACAAACacctgttaaataaaacatggcCAGGTTACCATTATtgacttaaaatgtatttatttagaagATAAGGACAGCTTGAACAGCCCATTAAATAACTGATCATTTTTTCTCTTAACCATTACATCCCTACATCTGTGATCTGAAGGCTGTAAAGAAACATCATTGTGTCCTTCATGGATAAAGAActacatcacttttttttttttttttaagaaggcCTATTCCTAACTGTCATGCCTTCATATTTCACCTGCTGggacaaacacaagaaaaaccCCAAAAGTTTTTCCACAATCATTTTTCGAAACCAATCCAAGTACAAATTTCAACTGTTTAATGGGAAGACAAAACTCTATTGCATGTCTGcaaaaggtcaaagttcacCCAAAACATTTGATTCTTGTGTCCAAACGGAGTCTTTGTGTCAGTAAATTTTTCATTGTTCCCCAAAATGAAAAGTAGTTTTGTCATCGTGTGAGTCTACCAGtcaaaacatcacttttttccatctttttgatgtttttgtcacCATGTCAGTCAACAATGGAAAAGTTTCCTATACATAAATCATCTTATGTGTTTCCTCGTCCATTACTCTCAGCTGGCAGCTCATTCGCCAATTTAGAAGACACCACAAACATCCCGTGTTATGGATATTTATGGAATATACATAAAAGTCCAACTCTGTCTGGAGAATTTAGCTCTTGACGGCTCATATGATGGAAGAAACGAGTTTGACAGAGTTTGACTTTGCTGGACGAGCCGTTTGTAAATGTTGAATGCAATGCTGCATCTTGTGGGCTAAACAACAGGTTTCAGCTCCACCTGTTACTCAACCCAAAATGACAAAGCAAATAGTATTTTTGCCTTGTCATTGAGATAAGAAGGTCAGTGTGAACGCCATACACAAGCACTTGGGGTTTTAAGTAAAGTAATTCCATGTTATTTAGGtgactaaagtaaaaaaaaaaatacaaatcaaacaaaggGTATACTTTGGAAAACATGTTGTCACATGAGCCATAATTGTGCAATGAAAAGACTTCCCAGAACAATTAAAGAACTTGGCATGAACAAACAAAGGAAGTAAACTCCGAAGAACATTCAAAGGTGAACAGGCCGACTAAACAAGACTGACTGGAAAGTCAACACCTGTCTGGACTGTTTCATCACTTATTCCTTCCCCAAACAAAGGCTCATTGGATTTTTTGTCACAGAAAGCTTTTAAGGGGATGCCAGAGCTAATCCTTTCGTTCTCTTTGTTTCCTCAGGGCTCCACCATGCTTTTTGTCTGCGCTCAAAACAGCTCGAACAATGGGTCGTTCTTCTTCAGGACAATGCAGAGAAACAACACTAATGGTGCGCTCACTCCATTAGAGAGGGTGAGGCCTTAAAGTTACCATcatgaagttatttttaaaggcAAATGGATTTGTCTTTTTACTAATTTAATTAAAGGTACCATATTATATCAAAGAAAGGAGGATCATTAAAGCCAATGCATGCATTTGTGAGGACATTTGgtataaagaaaacatcaacaatgtGTGATAAAAAACTATCTTTTGATTATAAAAGTGGTTTAACCAATGCTCCGACAGGGGTTTCTTTCCTGTTGATTTAATTGTCTTAAATACAAGTTTAATAAACTTGTAATGACTTCAACTTGACATAAAGCGGACAAGGCTGGTCCCTGATTGGCCATCGTTTTCTTCTTTGCTCTACCTTTGCCTTGTTGTATTCCCTTTGCTTAACTATGCTGTATATCCCTCCTGTGTGGCCTTAACCATGTCTTACTTTGTGTCACCCGCCTTGTTAGACTGTGAGAGAAATTCGAGGCATGGTGAATGTCATGGTGAATGGCAGCGTAATCAAGTGTGAGTTCGAAATCCCAAATGCAAACGCCAGCAGGGCTGTTAAAGATGCGTCCACCAACTTCCAAGTCCTCCTTGGGACTGGACCTGTTGTTGGAGGTAAGTggagacacaaaaacaccatcggtagaggaaacaaaaacaacaacttaaatactatttttaaaatgattgggCTTGACTTGAGTGTGAGAATGACCTGCTAACCCCACTTCTACTCAGGGTCAAATATTTATACTTTTGAAATGATGAAAGCAGAAACCTTGTTTCTTAAGAAGTCCTGATTTGGAGTTTTGATTTTTCTCCTTGACTACACTTTGTACTGTGATGTTCAATCTCTCCTCATTTTATTCTTCAGGTATGATCGGGGACTTCAGAATTGCCCTGAACACTACTTTGCTGACCCTCACAAACCCGGCCAGCACCAACGTCGCCACAACAGCCACCCCGGTCGCCATGACAACGAATTCAGCATCCAATGGTGCACACCCTCATGGTAAACAACACActttgattatgtttgtttccaaatatttatactttttGCGTTTAGAATTCACGGTCAGGGAGAGTTTTGTCTCCATATCTAACACAGTGGAGGGCGATCAAAGACACAGACAATTGACCCAACACGTTAGTTGAATTCAAATAAACCAGAATGGTTGGATAGATGGGTTAACATCCAGACTGATGTGTAATGGCCTGCAAGAAATATTATCAGAGCAATAAACAAGATAACAAGATAAGGAGCCACTACATTTGATTTCACTGATCCAAATGGTCAACGTGTTGGAGGAACGTGCCTTTATAATATATAATGTTACTTTGGTAATAAAGTGAAAACCAAGACAAAGTGTTTCATCCAGTGTGCAGCGGGCCAgctaaaaaaaagatcattagGTAACTTTTCTTACTTTCAATCATGAACTTCTGCATTAAGAAAACGCATGTACAGTACTGTGCAAAGTCAACCATATTGATTTCTCCGTCTCTATTTTAAGATACAATCAGAAAGTTCAGGAAAAATCTtcaaaaaccaaaccaaacactATTATTATCAGGACAAATGGTTTTGTTAAGGCaagagtcagaatcagaatcagaatcagaatcagaatcagaatcggttTTTATTGCccagtacatttacacattcaaGGAATgtgtcttggtgtattggtgtgAAAAACAGTTAACACAGGAAATAAAGCGAAAATAGCAAGAACTTAAATCATAAAATATGGAagcaattaaaatatataatatacaattta from the Labrus bergylta chromosome 4, fLabBer1.1, whole genome shotgun sequence genome contains:
- the LOC109999890 gene encoding putative ferric-chelate reductase 1 isoform X1, coding for MERGLILLVAAALMAYVAPGVQGTSHLSFSNNTEVNITRDGCGVTKLCVETPNDCDPSATNGTCLFGSATASTPMPPAGTNLIMELRGFSEGYVALGLTTDQSQGSTMLFVCAQNSSNNGSFFFRTMQRNNTNGALTPLERTVREIRGMVNVMVNGSVIKCEFEIPNANASRAVKDASTNFQVLLGTGPVVGGMIGDFRIALNTTLLTLTNPASTNVATTATPVAMTTNSASNGAHPHAVLFLLSVLSLAVMLRT
- the LOC109999890 gene encoding putative ferric-chelate reductase 1 isoform X2 produces the protein MERGLILLVAAALMAYVAPGVQGTSHLSFSNNTEVNITRDGCGVTKLCVETPNDCDPSATNGTCLFGSATASTPMPPAGTNLIMELRGFSEGYVALGLTTDQSQGSTMLFVCAQNSSNNGSFFFRTMQRNNTNGALTPLERTVREIRGMVNVMVNGSVIKCEFEIPNANASRAVKDASTNFQVLLGTGPVVGGMIGDFRIALNTTLLTLTNPASTNVATTATPVAMTTNSASNGAHPHVLFLLSVLSLAVMLRT